A single window of Rhodococcus jostii RHA1 DNA harbors:
- a CDS encoding molybdopterin-dependent oxidoreductase: MTTTIGDRDEAARTPRRRRHLFSRALAGVIAAGVVLGVGELLSVLIDPNSSPFYAVGSTTVDRSPAWAREFAIDTFGTNDKPALFVGMTILIVLLAATAGIVERPRAPFGSAILAVLGLVGIVASTQRPSATWMFALPTVVGVVAGIAVLRVLTTAARAPEDSDAEDSWLPRRTFLLLAAAAAATAAAAGAAGRYLGQQAAGALDNRRAFALPEVSDRAAPIAPGTDVDVPGATPFVTSNEDFYRIDTALRVPRLTTDDWQLHIHGMVDRELTLTWDDLVARTPVERVITLTCVSNEVGGNLAGNATWIGYPIKDILDEAGVHPGADMLLSTSSDDFTAGTPVDALRDGRDAILAVAMNGQPLPFEHGYPVRQVVPGLYGYVSATKWVVDWELTRFDEAEAYWTQRGWSAKGPIKTASRIDVPASFAPTPPGPVLVAGTAWAQHRGIAKVEIRVDNGEWQTATLAPQYTIDTWRQWTWEWQATSGLHTLQVRATDLDGNVQVEERTPPIPGGATGWHTRSFTVA; this comes from the coding sequence ATGACTACGACGATCGGTGACCGGGACGAGGCGGCGCGGACGCCTCGGAGGCGGCGGCACCTGTTCTCCCGCGCGCTCGCCGGAGTGATCGCCGCCGGAGTCGTGCTCGGGGTGGGCGAACTGCTGTCGGTGCTGATCGACCCGAACTCGTCGCCGTTCTATGCGGTCGGATCGACGACGGTGGACCGCAGTCCTGCCTGGGCTCGCGAGTTCGCGATCGACACGTTCGGCACCAACGACAAACCCGCACTGTTCGTCGGGATGACGATCCTCATCGTGCTCCTCGCCGCGACAGCGGGAATCGTCGAGCGCCCCCGCGCCCCGTTCGGCAGCGCGATCCTGGCGGTTCTCGGGCTGGTGGGCATCGTTGCCTCGACCCAGCGTCCCAGCGCCACGTGGATGTTTGCACTGCCGACCGTGGTGGGGGTCGTCGCCGGCATCGCGGTTCTGCGGGTGCTGACGACCGCCGCGCGGGCGCCCGAGGATTCGGATGCCGAGGATTCGTGGTTGCCGCGCCGGACTTTTCTTCTGCTGGCGGCGGCTGCCGCCGCGACGGCCGCTGCCGCGGGAGCCGCCGGCCGCTACCTCGGGCAGCAAGCCGCGGGAGCTCTGGACAACCGCCGCGCTTTCGCCCTTCCCGAGGTGTCGGACCGGGCGGCCCCGATCGCTCCCGGCACCGACGTCGACGTGCCGGGAGCCACCCCGTTCGTCACGTCGAACGAGGATTTCTACCGGATCGACACCGCCCTGCGGGTCCCGCGGTTGACGACGGACGACTGGCAACTGCACATCCACGGCATGGTCGACCGCGAGCTCACGCTGACGTGGGACGACCTGGTCGCGAGGACGCCCGTCGAACGGGTGATCACGCTGACGTGCGTGTCCAACGAGGTCGGCGGAAACCTTGCCGGCAACGCGACGTGGATCGGCTACCCGATCAAGGACATCCTCGACGAGGCCGGTGTGCACCCGGGCGCCGACATGCTGCTGTCCACCAGCAGCGACGACTTCACGGCGGGCACCCCGGTCGACGCCCTGCGGGACGGGCGCGACGCGATTCTCGCGGTGGCGATGAACGGTCAGCCGTTGCCGTTCGAGCACGGTTATCCGGTGCGGCAGGTCGTCCCCGGTCTCTACGGCTACGTGTCGGCCACCAAATGGGTGGTGGATTGGGAACTCACGCGATTCGACGAGGCGGAGGCCTACTGGACCCAGCGCGGATGGTCCGCGAAAGGTCCGATCAAGACCGCGTCCCGGATCGACGTGCCCGCCTCGTTCGCGCCCACCCCGCCCGGACCCGTCCTCGTCGCCGGAACCGCATGGGCGCAGCACCGCGGCATCGCGAAGGTGGAGATACGGGTCGACAACGGCGAATGGCAGACGGCGACCCTCGCCCCGCAGTACACCATCGACACCTGGCGGCAGTGGACGTGGGAGTGGCAGGCCACGTCCGGCCTGCACACCCTCCAGGTGCGTGCCACGGATCTGGACGGCAACGTTCAGGTGGAGGAGCGGACGCCTCCGATTCCGGGTGGCGCCACCGGCTGGCACACGCGGTCCTTCACCGTGGCCTGA
- a CDS encoding shikimate 5-dehydrogenase yields MNQLDKDTLLCISLSGRPSNIGTRFHNYLYGELGLNFVYKAFTTNDLQAAVGGIRALGIRGAGVSMPFKEQIIEYVDVMHESASVIESVNTVVNENGVLHAYNTDYQAIANLLRDNALPHSLSVAVAGSGGMAKAVVAAVRDYGFTDVTVVARNETTGGAVAKQYGFDWQPELGAARPGLLINATPVGMAGGPEADDLAFELDAIDAAEAVFDVVAMPAATPLIRAAAERHKTVITGAEVIALQAAEQFVLYTGVRPSPEEIRRASEYSRS; encoded by the coding sequence ATGAACCAGCTCGACAAAGACACTCTTCTCTGCATCTCACTCTCCGGCCGACCGAGCAACATCGGCACCCGGTTTCACAATTATCTGTACGGCGAGCTGGGCCTCAATTTCGTCTACAAAGCGTTCACCACCAACGACCTCCAGGCTGCGGTCGGCGGCATCCGCGCGCTGGGCATTCGCGGCGCCGGCGTCTCCATGCCGTTCAAGGAGCAGATCATCGAGTACGTCGACGTGATGCACGAATCGGCGTCGGTCATCGAGTCCGTCAACACGGTGGTCAACGAGAACGGAGTGTTGCACGCCTACAACACCGACTATCAGGCCATCGCGAACCTGTTGCGCGACAACGCGTTGCCGCACTCGCTGTCCGTCGCGGTGGCCGGGAGCGGCGGAATGGCCAAAGCTGTGGTCGCCGCCGTGCGCGACTACGGCTTCACCGACGTCACCGTGGTCGCCCGCAACGAGACCACGGGCGGTGCCGTCGCGAAGCAGTACGGATTCGACTGGCAACCCGAACTCGGCGCGGCACGGCCGGGGCTCCTGATCAATGCCACCCCCGTCGGCATGGCGGGCGGTCCCGAAGCGGACGATCTGGCGTTCGAACTCGATGCGATCGATGCGGCGGAGGCCGTGTTCGATGTGGTTGCCATGCCCGCCGCGACGCCGCTGATCCGGGCCGCGGCCGAACGTCACAAGACCGTCATCACCGGCGCCGAGGTGATTGCACTGCAAGCGGCGGAGCAGTTCGTGCTCTACACCGGTGTCCGCCCGTCCCCCGAAGAGATCCGCAGGGCCTCCGAGTACTCACGGTCGTGA
- a CDS encoding NADP-dependent oxidoreductase, translated as MAYGFSEYGGPETQQFFDIPVPSPGPGQLLVAVHAAGVNPADWKVRAGTRKDTVPVTLPAVLGREVAGVVADVGPRVTGFMVGDAVFGATATGFGGYTEYTLVNTASAAHKPDPVSFADAATLPVAAGTAYDALTTLDLAPGSRLLVVGAGGGVGVAALQLAAARNVTVIGVASESKREVVESLGATWVASGDGLAARLPGPVDAVFDLVGGDALAEAARVVADPAVIISIGDSLAARDLGGSGVERRRTSAVFAEVAALVADGTLDPRVAHRFPFAHAGDALAMVESGHTSGKVVIEFG; from the coding sequence ATGGCATACGGCTTCAGCGAGTACGGCGGCCCCGAGACGCAGCAGTTCTTCGACATCCCCGTTCCCTCCCCCGGACCCGGACAGTTGCTGGTCGCCGTCCACGCGGCCGGCGTGAATCCCGCCGATTGGAAGGTGCGCGCGGGCACGCGCAAGGACACCGTCCCCGTCACCCTTCCCGCCGTTCTGGGCCGGGAGGTCGCCGGTGTGGTCGCGGATGTCGGCCCCCGGGTGACCGGCTTCATGGTCGGCGACGCCGTGTTCGGCGCGACCGCCACCGGATTCGGCGGATACACCGAGTACACCCTGGTCAACACGGCCTCGGCGGCGCACAAGCCCGATCCGGTCTCGTTCGCGGACGCGGCCACGCTCCCCGTCGCGGCGGGAACCGCGTACGACGCGCTGACCACCCTGGACCTGGCGCCCGGCAGTCGGTTGCTCGTCGTCGGCGCGGGCGGTGGCGTGGGGGTGGCGGCGTTGCAGTTGGCCGCGGCGCGGAACGTCACGGTGATCGGGGTCGCGAGCGAGAGCAAACGGGAGGTCGTCGAATCCCTCGGCGCCACCTGGGTGGCATCCGGAGACGGACTGGCCGCACGCCTACCCGGCCCGGTCGACGCCGTCTTCGACCTCGTCGGCGGTGACGCGCTCGCCGAGGCGGCGCGGGTGGTTGCGGATCCGGCGGTGATCATCAGCATCGGCGACTCGCTCGCCGCGCGCGATCTCGGCGGCTCGGGAGTGGAACGGCGCCGAACGTCCGCGGTGTTCGCGGAGGTGGCCGCGCTGGTGGCGGACGGGACCCTGGACCCGCGGGTCGCCCACCGATTCCCGTTCGCACACGCCGGTGACGCTCTCGCGATGGTCGAGTCCGGTCACACGAGCGGCAAGGTCGTGATCGAGTTCGGTTAG
- the uraD gene encoding 2-oxo-4-hydroxy-4-carboxy-5-ureidoimidazoline decarboxylase produces MDLDAGLQRFNEASQSEATELARICLDIPRWADELVSARPYTDRASLLTAARTGAGPLSAGEIEQALAHHPRIGEPPGGDDAQAHLARSEQSNVDSSDAAAQKRLIDGNRAYEDKFGRVFLVRAAGRSTSDILTALDRRLLNDEDSELAVVAEELRDIAARRLAGMLDA; encoded by the coding sequence ATGGATCTCGATGCAGGACTCCAACGATTCAACGAGGCTTCACAGTCCGAGGCAACGGAACTGGCGCGGATCTGCCTGGATATTCCCCGGTGGGCAGACGAACTCGTGTCCGCCCGGCCGTACACCGATCGTGCCTCACTCCTCACCGCGGCCAGGACGGGCGCCGGCCCGCTCTCCGCGGGGGAGATCGAGCAAGCCCTCGCGCACCATCCCCGAATCGGTGAACCCCCGGGAGGCGACGACGCCCAGGCGCACCTGGCACGCTCGGAACAGTCGAATGTCGATTCGTCCGACGCAGCGGCGCAGAAACGGCTCATCGACGGCAACCGCGCCTACGAGGACAAGTTCGGCCGGGTCTTCCTCGTCCGCGCCGCCGGCCGCAGCACGTCCGACATCCTCACCGCACTCGACCGCCGGCTCCTCAACGACGAGGACAGCGAATTAGCCGTTGTCGCAGAGGAACTGCGCGACATCGCCGCACGTCGGCTCGCCGGGATGCTGGACGCATGA
- a CDS encoding DUF6328 family protein, giving the protein MSTEETPAQRLARNFSELLQELRVAQAGVQILFAFLLAVAFTEAYEEQSSGLRMLHLVTVLLATVSSALLIAPAVWHRVLFRQGCRVDILRKANLFALWGVGFLAAAMTGTVLLIAEVAVGGPVAIVIGVAAALMFATLWFAFPRLLAHDPGGED; this is encoded by the coding sequence GTGAGCACCGAGGAGACACCCGCGCAACGGCTCGCACGCAACTTCAGCGAGCTGCTGCAGGAACTCCGTGTCGCGCAGGCAGGCGTGCAGATCCTGTTCGCCTTCCTCCTCGCGGTCGCCTTCACCGAGGCGTACGAGGAGCAGTCGTCCGGCCTTCGCATGCTCCATCTCGTCACGGTGCTCCTGGCAACGGTGTCCTCGGCGCTGCTCATCGCCCCGGCGGTCTGGCACCGGGTGCTGTTCCGTCAGGGCTGCCGGGTCGACATCCTGCGCAAGGCCAACCTGTTCGCACTGTGGGGTGTCGGATTTCTCGCCGCAGCCATGACCGGCACCGTGCTCCTGATTGCCGAAGTGGCAGTGGGCGGTCCGGTCGCGATCGTGATCGGGGTGGCGGCCGCGCTGATGTTCGCGACGCTGTGGTTCGCGTTTCCCCGCCTTCTCGCTCACGATCCCGGCGGCGAGGACTAG
- a CDS encoding nucleobase:cation symporter-2 family protein, with translation MKRIGHRVAGTPGPEDERLPLGKSYVYGLQHILTMYGGVIAPPLIVGGAAGLTGVEIGLLVSAALFVSGAATLLQTLGVPYFGAKLPLVQGISFASVSTMVAVASGPGGLRSVFGAIMVAGAIGLLISPFFCRIVRYFPPVVTGSIITVIGISLLPVAVRWAMGGNAKAPDWGSMSNIGLAGFSLFVVLLVSRLVQGTLSRLSILIGIVVGTLFAALIGKADFGAVGKGAIFELPQVFSFGTPLFQIGAIISMTVVILVIMTETTADILAVGEIVGTRVDARRVGDGLRADMLATTVAPVFGTFPASAFAQNVGLVAITGIKSRYVVAAGGSVLFALGLFPVLGRLVASVPLPVLGGAGIVLFGSVAASGIRTLSKVSYDGNLNLVIVAVALGFGVIPIAVPEFYSAFPEWVHIVFDSGISAASIVAVLLNILFNEVKAGNRPTPSVVSAAPPVLVHPAEDSEHPADTARTSAVRNE, from the coding sequence ATGAAGCGGATCGGACACCGGGTTGCCGGAACTCCCGGACCCGAGGACGAGCGTTTGCCGCTCGGAAAGTCGTACGTCTACGGGTTGCAGCACATCCTGACGATGTACGGCGGCGTGATCGCGCCTCCCCTGATCGTCGGCGGCGCCGCCGGGCTGACCGGCGTCGAGATCGGCCTGCTCGTGTCGGCGGCATTGTTCGTCAGCGGTGCGGCCACACTGCTGCAGACCCTCGGCGTTCCGTATTTCGGGGCAAAACTTCCCCTGGTGCAGGGCATTTCCTTTGCCTCGGTGTCCACGATGGTGGCAGTGGCCAGCGGTCCGGGTGGACTGCGCTCGGTGTTCGGAGCAATCATGGTCGCCGGCGCGATCGGACTGTTGATCAGCCCGTTCTTCTGCAGGATCGTGCGCTACTTCCCGCCCGTCGTCACCGGATCGATCATCACGGTCATCGGCATCTCCCTCCTTCCGGTCGCGGTGCGCTGGGCGATGGGCGGCAACGCCAAGGCGCCGGACTGGGGTTCGATGTCCAATATCGGGCTCGCCGGATTCAGCCTGTTCGTCGTGCTGCTGGTGAGCCGGCTGGTACAGGGAACCCTGTCGCGGCTGTCGATCCTGATCGGCATCGTCGTGGGAACCCTGTTCGCCGCGCTGATCGGCAAGGCCGACTTCGGTGCCGTCGGGAAGGGCGCGATCTTCGAACTGCCGCAGGTGTTCTCGTTCGGCACTCCGCTGTTCCAGATCGGCGCGATCATCTCGATGACCGTGGTGATCCTCGTGATCATGACCGAGACGACGGCGGACATCCTGGCGGTCGGCGAAATCGTGGGAACGAGGGTCGATGCCCGCCGGGTCGGCGACGGTCTCCGCGCCGACATGCTCGCCACCACCGTGGCACCGGTGTTCGGCACGTTCCCGGCCAGCGCGTTCGCTCAGAACGTCGGGCTGGTCGCGATCACGGGGATCAAGAGCAGATACGTTGTCGCGGCCGGAGGTTCGGTTCTGTTCGCTCTCGGGCTGTTCCCCGTCCTGGGGCGACTGGTGGCGTCCGTGCCACTGCCGGTCCTCGGCGGTGCGGGGATCGTCCTCTTCGGTTCGGTGGCCGCGAGCGGAATCCGGACACTGTCCAAGGTGTCGTACGACGGCAACCTCAACCTGGTCATCGTCGCGGTGGCCCTCGGATTCGGGGTCATTCCGATCGCCGTGCCCGAGTTCTACTCGGCCTTCCCGGAGTGGGTCCACATCGTCTTCGACTCGGGCATCAGCGCGGCCAGCATCGTCGCGGTGCTGCTGAACATCCTGTTCAACGAGGTCAAGGCCGGCAACCGGCCCACACCCTCGGTGGTCTCGGCGGCGCCGCCCGTCCTCGTCCACCCAGCCGAGGACTCGGAGCACCCGGCAGACACGGCGCGCACCTCCGCCGTGCGCAATGAGTAG
- a CDS encoding HNH endonuclease family protein: MRLLYVAAWLAAILTVCGCGVSLLDLSGPGPAPGSPPRAHIEELLGRVATVESRPHPGGYQRGCSGKELCVFGPAWTDDQDAAAGHDGCDTRNNVLALDLRSVAFRDGTRDCVVLSGVLADPYSGEVLPFDRADAKAVQIDHVYPLAAAWDMGASTWSPERRLRFANDVTFNLLAVNGADNQDKGDRTPQDWLPPNPAYHCFYAGKYLSVAVEYGLPATVADRDALAEVAKKCL, from the coding sequence ATGAGACTTCTGTACGTGGCCGCGTGGCTGGCGGCGATCCTGACGGTCTGCGGTTGCGGGGTGTCGCTTCTCGACCTCAGCGGCCCCGGCCCTGCGCCGGGCAGTCCGCCCCGCGCACACATCGAGGAGTTGCTCGGCCGGGTCGCGACGGTCGAGTCCCGCCCGCACCCCGGCGGATACCAGCGCGGCTGCTCCGGCAAGGAGTTGTGTGTGTTCGGCCCGGCCTGGACCGACGACCAGGACGCCGCGGCGGGTCACGACGGGTGCGACACCCGCAACAACGTTCTCGCGCTCGATCTCCGCTCGGTGGCGTTCCGCGACGGCACCCGCGACTGCGTGGTGCTGAGCGGCGTCCTGGCCGATCCATATTCCGGCGAGGTGCTTCCATTCGACCGGGCCGACGCGAAAGCCGTTCAGATCGACCACGTCTACCCGCTGGCGGCGGCGTGGGACATGGGCGCGTCGACGTGGTCGCCCGAGCGTCGGCTCCGGTTCGCCAACGACGTCACGTTCAATCTGCTGGCCGTCAACGGTGCGGACAATCAGGACAAGGGCGACCGGACCCCGCAGGACTGGCTGCCACCGAATCCGGCGTACCACTGCTTCTACGCGGGCAAGTACCTGTCGGTGGCGGTGGAGTACGGGCTTCCGGCGACGGTGGCGGACCGCGACGCGCTCGCCGAGGTGGCGAAGAAGTGTCTGTGA
- the uraH gene encoding hydroxyisourate hydrolase, which yields MSEISQVTTHVLDAAEGMPAREVPVTLTVQRQSDWITVAEAVTDDDGRVTTLGPARLEPGTYRIVFDTGRYFAVKGRPAFYPDITITFALTDSEQHYHVPVLLSPFAYSTYRGS from the coding sequence ATGAGCGAGATCAGCCAGGTCACCACCCACGTGCTGGACGCGGCCGAAGGCATGCCCGCGCGGGAGGTGCCGGTCACGCTGACGGTCCAGCGACAGTCCGACTGGATCACCGTGGCCGAGGCCGTCACCGACGACGACGGACGCGTCACAACCCTGGGCCCCGCCCGACTCGAGCCGGGCACCTACCGGATCGTCTTCGACACCGGACGCTATTTCGCAGTGAAGGGACGTCCGGCGTTCTACCCCGACATCACCATCACGTTCGCGCTGACCGACAGCGAACAGCACTACCACGTACCAGTGCTTCTCAGCCCGTTCGCATACTCGACCTACCGAGGGAGCTAA
- the pucL gene encoding factor-independent urate hydroxylase, with the protein MSKIVLGQNQYGKAEVRLVKITRDTKRHEIEDVTVTSQLRGDLDAVHTEGDNAHVVATDTQKNTVYAFARDGVGSIETFAMRLGQHFTGEFEWITGGRWEIEQYSWARIPVDGEGHDHSFVRSSDERRNTVVTMDGDRTWIVSGLSNMVVLKSTGSEFRGYPKDKYTTLQETSDRILATSVSARWRYLTTDVDFDKTFENVRAIMLEAFATTHSLALQQSLFQMGSAVLEAHPEIAEVKFSMPNKHHFLVDLEPFGLDNPGEVFFAADRPYGLIEATVEREDAPDAGRAWDSVPGFC; encoded by the coding sequence ATGAGCAAGATCGTGCTCGGCCAGAACCAGTACGGCAAGGCAGAAGTCCGGTTGGTCAAGATCACCCGGGACACGAAGCGACACGAGATCGAAGACGTCACCGTGACGTCGCAACTGCGCGGCGACCTCGACGCGGTGCACACCGAAGGCGACAACGCGCACGTCGTGGCCACGGACACCCAGAAGAACACGGTGTACGCGTTCGCCCGCGACGGCGTCGGCTCGATCGAGACGTTCGCCATGCGGCTCGGACAGCACTTCACAGGGGAATTCGAGTGGATCACCGGCGGCCGGTGGGAGATCGAGCAGTACTCGTGGGCGCGGATCCCGGTCGACGGCGAGGGCCACGACCATTCCTTCGTCCGATCGAGCGACGAACGGCGAAACACCGTGGTCACCATGGACGGCGATCGGACGTGGATCGTGTCCGGTCTCAGCAACATGGTGGTGTTGAAGTCGACGGGCTCGGAGTTCCGGGGCTACCCGAAGGACAAGTACACCACGCTGCAGGAGACGTCCGACCGGATCCTCGCCACGTCGGTGAGCGCCCGGTGGCGTTACCTCACCACCGACGTCGACTTCGACAAGACCTTCGAGAACGTGCGGGCAATCATGCTGGAGGCCTTCGCCACGACGCATTCGCTCGCGCTGCAGCAGTCCCTGTTCCAGATGGGTTCGGCGGTACTCGAGGCGCACCCCGAGATCGCCGAGGTGAAGTTCTCGATGCCGAACAAACACCACTTCCTCGTCGACCTGGAACCGTTCGGACTCGACAACCCCGGCGAGGTGTTCTTCGCGGCCGACCGCCCCTACGGGTTGATCGAGGCGACCGTCGAGCGCGAGGACGCTCCCGACGCCGGCCGCGCCTGGGATTCCGTTCCCGGATTCTGCTAG
- a CDS encoding DEAD/DEAH box helicase — translation MLHGLWTPGSGLMLWVEDRNPAAPEPTDAVGRMLARKFRHHVKVPMPTPSGPEMLEWAAVALAPPDATEFLLSVSSRDPRIAGDLRYLAHVARGVERWARAGRVVPEVHRAEGGWWPRWRLLGGERQRAWLTELAVAMPPVQRHGTTPRAVLDDMVTELTDPVARRVLERRHPDDSGGDVDHPLIDALVRGDQFAEGTAQLSGSLDGWRDSLKVDEPELVLRLLEPEDVDVEGDWDPDTVLWRLEVCLRPEGEAPVPIPLHRTEASRLQIGVRKLTEAVAAYPRLQDVPSDPDSLDLMLPTAVVIDLVGHGAVALKEKGISLLLPRAWSVASPSMRLRVSSPSTPASAENRAVGKDQLVQYNWELALGDTVLTAAEMNRLVNSKSDLVRLRGEWVRADQEVLSRAARYVAERHASGDRAIVDLLKDLIADDLSDLPVEEVTATGWAAALLDGDTKPQDVPTPDGLDATLRPYQKRGLDWLVFMSRLGLGAVLADDMGLGKTLQLLALLAHEKAPTPTLLVCPMSVVGNWQREAARFVPSLRVLVHHGPQRLSGAEFTAAVTQSDLVITTYALLARDVAHLKEQDWRRVVLDEAQHIKNAKTSQARAARSIPAAHRVALTGTPVENRLDELRSILDFANSGILGSEVMFRKRFVVPIEREQDETAVARLRAVTSPFVLRRVKTDPAVIADLPDKFEMTVRANLTAEQAALYRAVVDDMMAQIKDKKGMKRKGAVLAALTKLKQVCNHPAHFLRDGSAVMRRGQHRSGKLGLVEDILDSVVADGEKALLFTQFREFGDLVTPYLAERFGTPVPFLHGGVSKQKRDDMVASFQGDDGPPIMMLSLKAGGTGLNLTAANHVVHLDRWWNPAVENQATDRAFRIGQRRDVQVRKLVCVGTLEERIDAMIATKQELADLAVGTGENWVTEMSTEQLGELLRLGDEAVGE, via the coding sequence ATGCTGCACGGCCTCTGGACACCGGGTTCGGGTCTCATGCTGTGGGTGGAGGATCGGAATCCGGCAGCTCCGGAGCCGACGGACGCGGTCGGGCGGATGCTGGCGCGGAAGTTCCGGCATCACGTGAAGGTGCCGATGCCGACGCCGTCGGGGCCGGAGATGCTCGAGTGGGCCGCGGTTGCGCTCGCACCACCGGATGCGACGGAGTTCCTGCTGTCGGTGTCGTCCCGCGACCCCCGGATCGCCGGGGATCTGCGCTACCTCGCCCACGTCGCCCGCGGTGTCGAGCGGTGGGCACGGGCCGGGCGGGTGGTGCCCGAGGTACACCGGGCGGAGGGCGGCTGGTGGCCGCGCTGGCGGCTGCTCGGCGGTGAACGGCAGCGTGCGTGGCTCACGGAGCTGGCCGTGGCGATGCCGCCGGTCCAGCGTCACGGCACGACCCCCCGGGCCGTGCTCGACGACATGGTCACCGAGCTGACCGACCCCGTCGCCCGCCGTGTCCTCGAACGACGGCACCCGGACGATTCCGGCGGCGACGTGGATCATCCGCTGATCGACGCGCTCGTGCGGGGTGACCAGTTCGCCGAGGGCACCGCCCAGCTGTCGGGATCGCTGGACGGGTGGCGCGACAGCCTCAAGGTGGACGAGCCCGAACTGGTGCTGCGGCTCCTCGAGCCGGAAGACGTGGACGTGGAGGGGGATTGGGACCCGGACACGGTGCTGTGGCGACTGGAGGTCTGCCTTCGACCGGAAGGCGAAGCCCCGGTGCCGATTCCGTTGCACCGCACGGAGGCGAGTCGTCTGCAGATCGGGGTGCGCAAGCTGACGGAGGCCGTGGCCGCCTACCCGCGACTGCAGGACGTTCCCAGTGACCCCGACAGCCTGGACCTGATGTTGCCCACCGCCGTGGTCATCGACCTTGTCGGGCACGGTGCGGTGGCGTTGAAGGAGAAGGGCATCAGCCTGCTGCTGCCGCGGGCGTGGAGTGTGGCGTCGCCGTCGATGCGTCTGCGGGTGAGCTCGCCGAGCACTCCGGCGAGCGCGGAGAACCGGGCCGTCGGCAAAGACCAGTTGGTGCAATACAACTGGGAGCTGGCACTCGGCGACACGGTGCTCACCGCCGCGGAGATGAATCGACTGGTCAACTCCAAGAGCGATCTCGTGCGGTTGCGCGGTGAGTGGGTTCGGGCGGATCAGGAGGTGCTCTCCCGCGCCGCGCGCTACGTGGCGGAGCGGCACGCCAGCGGCGACCGGGCCATCGTGGACCTGCTGAAGGACCTGATCGCGGACGATCTGTCCGATCTTCCCGTGGAGGAGGTCACGGCCACCGGCTGGGCGGCCGCGTTGCTGGACGGCGACACGAAGCCGCAGGACGTGCCGACCCCGGACGGGTTGGACGCCACGCTGCGCCCGTACCAGAAGCGGGGGCTCGACTGGCTGGTGTTCATGAGCCGTCTCGGCCTCGGGGCCGTCCTCGCCGACGACATGGGACTCGGCAAGACGCTGCAGTTGCTGGCGCTGCTGGCACACGAGAAGGCGCCCACGCCCACGCTGCTGGTGTGCCCGATGTCGGTGGTCGGCAACTGGCAGCGCGAGGCAGCGCGCTTCGTCCCCTCGCTGCGGGTGCTCGTCCACCACGGTCCGCAGCGGCTGAGCGGCGCGGAGTTCACCGCCGCCGTGACACAGAGCGATCTGGTGATCACCACGTATGCGCTGCTGGCCCGCGACGTCGCGCACCTGAAGGAGCAGGACTGGCGGCGTGTCGTGCTGGACGAGGCGCAGCACATCAAGAACGCGAAGACGTCGCAGGCGCGGGCGGCGCGGAGCATTCCGGCGGCGCACCGCGTCGCGCTGACCGGCACTCCGGTCGAGAACCGCCTCGACGAACTGCGCTCGATCCTCGACTTCGCGAACTCGGGCATCCTGGGCTCGGAGGTGATGTTCCGCAAGCGCTTCGTGGTGCCGATCGAGCGGGAGCAGGACGAGACAGCCGTCGCCCGGCTCCGCGCGGTCACGTCCCCGTTCGTGCTGCGCCGGGTCAAGACCGATCCCGCGGTCATCGCCGACCTCCCCGACAAGTTCGAGATGACGGTGCGCGCCAACCTCACCGCGGAGCAGGCCGCGCTGTACCGGGCGGTGGTCGACGACATGATGGCGCAGATCAAGGACAAGAAGGGGATGAAGCGCAAGGGCGCCGTCCTCGCCGCCCTGACGAAACTCAAGCAGGTGTGCAACCACCCGGCACACTTCCTGCGCGACGGGTCGGCGGTGATGCGGCGCGGACAGCACCGCTCCGGCAAGCTGGGGCTCGTCGAGGACATCCTGGATTCCGTGGTCGCGGACGGCGAGAAGGCGTTGCTGTTCACCCAGTTCCGGGAATTCGGCGACCTCGTCACCCCGTACCTCGCGGAGCGTTTCGGTACTCCCGTGCCGTTTCTGCACGGGGGCGTGTCCAAGCAGAAGCGCGACGACATGGTGGCCTCGTTCCAGGGCGACGACGGGCCGCCGATCATGATGCTCTCGCTGAAGGCGGGCGGGACGGGTTTGAACCTCACCGCGGCCAATCACGTCGTCCACCTCGACCGGTGGTGGAATCCGGCGGTCGAGAACCAGGCCACGGACAGGGCGTTCCGGATCGGCCAGCGGCGGGACGTGCAGGTGCGCAAGCTCGTGTGCGTCGGCACCCTGGAGGAGCGGATCGACGCGATGATCGCCACCAAGCAGGAGCTGGCCGATCTCGCCGTCGGGACGGGCGAGAACTGGGTGACGGAGATGAGCACCGAACAACTGGGCGAACTGCTCCGCCTCGGTGACGAGGCGGTGGGCGAATGA